A window of the Burkholderia sp. 9120 genome harbors these coding sequences:
- a CDS encoding MBL fold metallo-hydrolase has protein sequence MSRSFRFAPLHQILPAALLSVGLAAHAAGAAPLHLEVYNPGDKGVFPVSSEIVTGAHDAVLIDAQFQRSDAEALVQKLKASGKTLTTVYISQSDPDYYFGLDVIQDAFPHAKIVATPQTVAAIKATMDGKLAYWGPVLKDNAPKRLVLPEALHGDRLTLEGRTLEIKGLTGPAPERTYLWIPSLKTVAGGVVVNSGDHVWVADTQSEASRAAWLSTLDGIVALKPATVVPGHFTGPMPTGIKAVRFTADYLKTFDSAAAKAKNSTELVDAMKRAYPDLGGVSSLELSAKVIKGEMQWPAPAASDSKPAAAGSAPVAGQRANGTPAAQGGA, from the coding sequence ATGTCGCGCTCTTTCCGCTTTGCCCCACTCCATCAGATCCTGCCCGCCGCACTGCTGAGCGTCGGCCTCGCCGCTCACGCGGCCGGCGCCGCGCCGCTTCATCTCGAGGTCTACAACCCAGGCGACAAGGGCGTGTTTCCGGTGTCGTCGGAGATTGTTACGGGCGCGCACGACGCTGTGCTGATCGACGCGCAGTTCCAGCGCAGCGACGCCGAAGCGCTGGTGCAAAAGCTCAAGGCCAGCGGCAAGACGCTGACCACGGTCTACATCAGCCAGAGCGATCCCGATTACTACTTCGGCCTCGACGTGATTCAGGACGCGTTCCCGCACGCGAAGATCGTCGCGACGCCGCAAACCGTCGCCGCGATCAAGGCGACGATGGACGGCAAGCTCGCGTACTGGGGACCGGTGCTGAAGGACAATGCGCCGAAGCGTCTCGTGTTGCCCGAAGCGCTGCATGGCGATCGCCTGACGCTGGAAGGCCGGACCCTCGAAATCAAAGGCCTCACGGGCCCGGCTCCCGAGCGCACGTATCTGTGGATTCCGTCGCTGAAGACGGTGGCGGGCGGCGTGGTGGTCAATAGCGGCGATCACGTGTGGGTCGCGGATACGCAGAGCGAGGCGTCGCGCGCGGCGTGGTTGAGTACGCTCGACGGTATCGTCGCGCTCAAGCCGGCGACGGTCGTGCCCGGACACTTTACCGGCCCGATGCCGACCGGTATCAAGGCAGTGCGTTTTACCGCGGACTATCTGAAGACCTTCGACAGCGCCGCCGCGAAGGCGAAGAATTCGACCGAACTCGTCGACGCGATGAAGCGGGCGTATCCGGACCTGGGCGGCGTGTCGTCGCTGGAGTTGAGCGCGAAGGTTATCAAGGGCGAAATGCAATGGCCGGCGCCGGCGGCGTCGGATAGCAAACCGGCCGCTGCGGGCTCGGCGCCCGTCGCGGGTCAACGCGCGAACGGCACGCCCGCCGCGCAAGGAGGCGCATGA